A DNA window from Luteolibacter luteus contains the following coding sequences:
- a CDS encoding NAD-dependent deacylase: MNIVILTGAGISAESGVPTFRGPDGLWEGHRVEDVATPEAFERDPQLVHQFYNGRRAKLLDGTIHPNPAHKALARLAMLRAHRVTLVSQNIDDLHERGGSPAVLHMHGELLKSRCTECESVAVCREDLSRASICGACGGIDCLRPHVVWFGEMPFFLDEIAAAISTADLFVAIGTSGLVYPAAGFVSLARDAGARTLEINLEASAASGVFHESRRGKAGDLVPEWVEEMTR, from the coding sequence ATGAATATCGTCATCCTCACCGGTGCCGGGATCTCCGCGGAGTCCGGGGTGCCGACTTTCCGCGGCCCGGACGGGCTGTGGGAGGGACATCGCGTGGAGGATGTGGCGACACCGGAAGCCTTCGAGCGCGATCCACAACTGGTCCACCAGTTCTACAATGGACGGCGTGCAAAGTTGTTAGACGGGACCATCCATCCGAACCCCGCGCACAAGGCGCTGGCCCGGCTGGCGATGCTGCGCGCGCATCGCGTGACTTTGGTCAGCCAGAACATCGATGACCTGCACGAGCGCGGCGGATCCCCGGCGGTGCTGCACATGCATGGCGAGCTGCTGAAGAGCCGCTGCACGGAGTGCGAGTCGGTGGCGGTGTGCCGGGAGGACCTGAGCCGTGCCTCGATCTGCGGCGCCTGCGGCGGGATCGATTGCCTGCGACCGCATGTGGTGTGGTTTGGTGAGATGCCATTCTTCCTCGATGAGATCGCGGCGGCGATTTCCACTGCCGATCTGTTTGTGGCCATCGGCACCTCCGGGCTGGTGTATCCGGCAGCGGGCTTCGTCTCCCTGGCGCGGGATGCAGGCGCACGGACCCTGGAGATCAATCTGGAAGCAAGCGCGGCCAGCGGCGTGTTTCATGAAAGCCGCCGCGGCAAGGCGGGGGACCTGGTGCCGGAGTGGGTGGAGGAAATGACCCGGTGA